The genomic region CGCTCAAGATCGGCAAGGAAGTCACGGCGTACGACGCCAGCCTTGCCCTGAATGCGCCCGAAGCGCTTCCGCTGGAAGCCAACCGCGTCGCCGCGTTCAACTGGGCGACTCAGGACGTCGATTACATTGAAGCCCTCTGCAAGACCGGCAATGAGCCGATCGGCTCCCTGGGTTACGATGGACCGCTGGCGGCCCTGTCGCCCGAGAAGCAGTCGCTCGCCGATTACTTCAAGGAAGCCGTCGCCGTCGTCACTAACCCGGCCATGGACCGCGAGCGCGAGATGGAGCACTTCTCCACCCGCATGACGCTGGGACCGCGCCCGGGCCTGACCGAAAACGACGCGCTGCCGGCGCACGCCATCGAACTGAAGGTTCCGATCCTGACGGATATCGCCGCCACCGGTTCGGATCTGGACGCGAAGCTGATCGCCGAAGCGGCCTCGAAGGTCGGATCGACCTCGCTGGAAGGCGTCTTCGCCTACTTCGGACCGGAAAAAGTCTCCGTGCTTCCCATTGTCTACTCGACCTCGGAAACGGTGGAGACGACCATTGAGAAGCTGGCGGCGCGCGCCGTGGAGCTGGTGCAGGGCGGGGTGGAGATCCTCGTTCTGGACGACAGCACGGCGTTCACCGAGAACACCATTCCGGTGGATCCGCATCTGGCGCTGATTACAGTAGACCGGGCGCTCCGCGCGAAGGCCGTCAGCGACGAGCTGGGCGCGGCCGCGCTGCGGCGTTCGACCAGCCTGGTGCTGCGCTCGGGCGGTCTGCGCAACCTGCACGACATCATCTTCGCGGTCGGCAACGGCGCGGACGCGGTTGTACCTTACCTGATGATGCGGCAGGCGATTGCCGGCGGCCCCGCCGACACCACTGAAGAAGACAAGGCGACGCGTCTGTATAAACTTCTTTCGACCTTGCAGAAGGGCTTGGAGAAGGTCATCTCGACGATGGGCACGCATGAGCTTCGCGGCTATGGCCGTATGTTCGCCTCCGTCGGCCTGCATTCGGAAGTCGCCAACGCGCTGGAGATCCGCAACTTCTGCGGCTCGTCCAAGGCCGGCTACTCCTTCCTGCGGATGGATGAGCAGGCGCGCAAGCGTCTGGAGACGGCGCGCGCCGAGGCTCCGGTGAAGAAGCGCGAGGATCTCCGCTTCTACCCGAAGGTCTGGAAGCTGGCCGGTCAGGTCGGCGCCGGAACGGCCGCATACTCCGCCTACACCGAAAAGGTGCAGGGCCAGGAGAAGGATACGCCGGTTTCCCTGCGTCACCTGCTCGACATTCGTCTCGACAAGCGGACGCCGATCGACCGCAACCTGTCGAACACGCGGGTCAAGGAGCATGATCTGCCCCTGATGATCTCGTCGATGTCGTTCGGTTCGCAGAGTGAGATCGCCTTCCGGGCGTACGCCGAAGCGGCTCGCCAGCTCAACATCGTTTGTATGAACGGTGAGGGCGGCGAAATCAAGGACATGTACGGCAAGTTCCGCAAGAACCGCGGACAGCAGATCGCCTCGGGACGTTTCGGCGTCAACATCGAGATGCTGAACGCCAGCGACTTCCTGGAGATCAAGATCGGCCAGGGCGCCAAGCCCGGCGAGGGCGGCCACCTGCCCGGCAAGAAGGTCTCGGTCAAGGTCGCTCTGGCGCGTCACGCGACGCCCGGCGTCGACCTGATCTCGCCGTCGAACAACCACGACATCTACTCGATCGAGGATCTGGCCCAGATCATCGAAGAGCTGCATACGGCTAACCCGCGCGCCAAGGTCTCCGTCAAGGTGCCGGTCGTTCCGGGAATTGGAACGATCGCTCTGGGCGTCGCCAAGGCGGGCGCCGACATCATCACCCTTTCGGGTTATGACGGCGGCACCGGCGCGGCGCGTATCCATGCGCTCAAGTTCGTCGGCATGCCGGTCGAAATCGGCGTGAAGGAAGCCCACCGGGCTCTGGTGCAGGCGGGCGTTCGCGATGAAGTCGAGCTTTGGTGCGACGGCGGTATGAAGAACGGCGTGGACGTCGTCAAGATGATCCTGCTCGGCGCCAACCGCTGCGGCTTCGGCACCCTCTCGATGGTGGCGACGGGCTGTACGGTCTGTCACGGCTGCCAGCTCGACACCTGCCATGTGGGTATCGCCACGCAGATCGAGACGCTGGAGCAGGCCCAGGCGCACGGCCTCAAGCGGTTCGTTCCGCGCGAGCCGGTCACGGCGGTCGATGCGCTTTGCCGATTGTTCGGCAGCATCGGCGACGAGATCCGCGACCTGACTGCGCAGCTGGGCTTCCTGAACACGCAGGAGATGGTCGGGCAGAGCGATCTGCTGATGCAGACTCGCGGCCAGGAGCTTGTCGATCTGTTTGAATTGACTGCGCCGGTCCTGCCGATGATCACCTACGGCCTGGCGGCGACCGCCGGTAATGAGGACGCGTTCAGCGACAAGGTCGCCAAGCGCATCCGCCGGCCGCTGTCCTACATGAGCAAGCTGATCTCTTCGATGGTTGCGGAGCAGACCGAGAACGGCGCCGATGTGGTGCTGTTTGAAGACGATCGCGTCAACCCGACCGACCGCGAGCTGGGCACTCATCTCGCCGGCGCCATCGTGCGCGGCGAAGTGAACCATACGCCGCTGAAGACCGCCGACCTCACGTTCCAGGATGTTATCCCGGGCAACGGTCTGGGCGCGTTCAACAGCCCGTTCGTGAACGTTCGCGTTCAGGGCGGCGCGCAGGACGGCGTTGCGAAGGGCGCGCATGGCGGCAAGGTCGTCATTCTGCGCGGTCTGAACGATCGCGGCGAGCGCGTGGACGGTTCTGTCGGCAAGGGCTTCGGCTACGGCGCGCAGGGCGGCACATTCCTGATCCAGGGCGACGCCGACTCCCGCTGCGGCATCCGCCTCTCGGGCGCCGACATCGTCATCGGCGGCGAGATCCGCGAGCCATTGAACGATGCGCTCGGATGCCTTGGCGCCCGCGCCAACATCAAGGGCTTCGCCTTTGAGTACATGACCAGCGGACGCGCCGTGGTTCTGGGCGATCCCGGACCGTGGATGTGCGCCGGCATGACGGGTGGCGTTGTTTACATCAAGCTGAACCCGGAGATGGGCCTGGACCGCGCGGCGATCAAGCGCCGCATCGGACGCGGCGCGAATGTCGCCGTGGCCGATTTGAACGACAAGGACAAGCAGAGCATCGCCGAGCTGCTGACGGTTTACGCGCACGAGCTGCGCAACGCCGACCAGCACACGGAGGCCGACCGCACCGACGGCCTGGTCGCTCGCATGCTGCGCGATGAAGCGCCGTTCGTCAAGGTACAGCCGGTCAACTTGCAAGTGGATCAGACCGTTTCCACCGAGTAATTGCAACACACAGGGCCACGTCTCCCCGGAGGCGTGGCTTTTTTCTTATGGCGCTCAGTTATACCTCCATCAACGACCTGCCCGAGCTGCGTACGCCCCGCTTGATCCTGCGCCCCATCCAGCAGGACGACGCCCCGGCCGTGTACGACGCTATTGACCGCAGCCGCGACAACTTCAGCCGCTGGTTCATCTGGTCTCGCGAGAGCACGCTCACCGGCGTCCAGCAGAACATCCGCGAAACCATCTCCTCCATGATCGCCGGCACGGAATGGCACTACGCCATTTTCGAGAAAGAAGCCGGATTCTGCGGCCGGATCGGCCTCTCCCAGATCAATCAAGAAGCCCGCTCCGCCGAACTTGGCTACTGGCTCGCCGAAGAGTTTCAAGGTCGGGGCCTCATGACCGAAGCCGTCCGCACCCTCCTGATGCTCGCGCTGAGCAGCGCCGTCTCGCTGCGCATCGACGCCTACGCCGACACGGAGAACGTCGTCAGTCAGCGCGTTCTCACCAAATGCGGCTTCCGCGAAATCGATGTCATCAAGCACATCGTCCGCCATCCCGAACACGGCTGGCGCGACCACAAACACTACGCCATCCTCACGCAGAACGATCGATAACCGCGCGCCATTCTCCCAAAAAGTTACTTTATTTTTCCCGCATGTTTTGTCGATTTCGCCGCCCTCCAAACGACTATCTTATGTCAGGCCAGACTTACGACGATCGGAAAACCGAAGGAGCATCTTCCCATGCAAGCTAACGCGTATTTAGAGTTCAATGGACAGTGTGAAGCGGCGTTTAAGTTCTACGAGCAGAACCTTGGGGGCCAGATCATCATGATGATGAATCATGAGGGACTGCCGGCCGAGGACAAGCAGCAGATCCCCGAGGATATGCAGAACATGATCCTGCATGCGCGCCTGGATTTGGGATCGACCGTGATTATGGGATCCGACACCCCGACGAACCGCCCCGTGAAGCCGCAGGGCTTCTCCGTCTCTCTCCTCGTGGATACGCCCGAGGAAGCCGAGCGTATCTTCAAAGCGCTTTCAGAAAACGGATCGGTGAGGATGCCGATAGAAGAAACCTTCTGGGCGCACCGCTTTGGAATGGTCACCGACCAGTTCGGCACGCCGTGGATGGTCAACTGCGAAAAGACGATGTAATTCCGGTCTTTGGCGGCGCCCGGCGGATGAGATTTCGTCCGCCGGGCGTTATTTTTTTCAAATCATCGAACCGTTTTCGCTGCTGTCGGCGTTTATCGCATGACGTTCATTCCATGACTCAGGAAAACATCATGCATCGTACCGATTCTCGTATGCGACATGCCTTCACGCTGATCGAGCTTCTCGTTGTCGTCGCGATCATTGCGATTATCGCCGCGATCTTGTTCCCCGCATTCGCCAAGGTGCGGGAGAAGGCGCGTCAGATCACCTGTGTATCCAACGAAAAGCAGCTTGGTCTCGCTTTGCTCCAATACGTTCAGGACAACGACGAGCGCATGCCGGGCGACCATCGGGGCGTTGCATACCCAACGGGAGCGGGGTGGGGCGCCGAGATCTTCCCATACGTCAAGAGCATCGCCGTCTACAAATGTCCGGACGACCCCACCGGGCAAACCCAGAATCTCAATGGTTTGAACGAGATCGACGATCCTGTTTCCTACGCCATGAACACCAACTTAGACGGCGGTCAGCCCGGCGGCTTTCTGGCCGGCCAGCTTGCCCCCGCCTGTACTGTCCTCTTCGTGGAAGTGCAGGGCGCCCAGGCCGACCTCCTCAACGCGAACGACGACAGCAGGACCACCGTCAGCGCCTCTCCCGGCGTGGA from Capsulimonas corticalis harbors:
- a CDS encoding glutamate synthase-related protein; protein product: MLPVLNYRENDEHDACALIAYVRKDGTPSHGTVKRAINALEKMGHRSGGVDGEGDGCGVQTDIPRLLWARDLQDEGGQDSKLAEDPRFFVGHFFIPMKFAGQADQIKDRVRGLLKAQGITILVEDHGDVRHDALGKIARSNEPEFWQVAGLTPEFAPGAGLAGDRALFAAQLSIEKDTPVHVVSLSRHIAIYKVHGNADILDHYYPQLSSPDFQSVICLGHSRYSTNTLSNFERVQPFALLGHNGEINTVDKLRREAQMLGIPITHDGSDSQDMDRAMHGLIVNHGLSLIEASEVIFPPMAEEVDALPDDLRALYRFYRWVLGPLAQGPAAIVSRYGDECVFGVDALGLRPLWFGESASEYFFSSEQGVVPVSVILGHPKPLAPGEKVAIQVRRGEGTDVIPYHELQRAALTRSRGHWDLNQVHSSLKIGKEVTAYDASLALNAPEALPLEANRVAAFNWATQDVDYIEALCKTGNEPIGSLGYDGPLAALSPEKQSLADYFKEAVAVVTNPAMDREREMEHFSTRMTLGPRPGLTENDALPAHAIELKVPILTDIAATGSDLDAKLIAEAASKVGSTSLEGVFAYFGPEKVSVLPIVYSTSETVETTIEKLAARAVELVQGGVEILVLDDSTAFTENTIPVDPHLALITVDRALRAKAVSDELGAAALRRSTSLVLRSGGLRNLHDIIFAVGNGADAVVPYLMMRQAIAGGPADTTEEDKATRLYKLLSTLQKGLEKVISTMGTHELRGYGRMFASVGLHSEVANALEIRNFCGSSKAGYSFLRMDEQARKRLETARAEAPVKKREDLRFYPKVWKLAGQVGAGTAAYSAYTEKVQGQEKDTPVSLRHLLDIRLDKRTPIDRNLSNTRVKEHDLPLMISSMSFGSQSEIAFRAYAEAARQLNIVCMNGEGGEIKDMYGKFRKNRGQQIASGRFGVNIEMLNASDFLEIKIGQGAKPGEGGHLPGKKVSVKVALARHATPGVDLISPSNNHDIYSIEDLAQIIEELHTANPRAKVSVKVPVVPGIGTIALGVAKAGADIITLSGYDGGTGAARIHALKFVGMPVEIGVKEAHRALVQAGVRDEVELWCDGGMKNGVDVVKMILLGANRCGFGTLSMVATGCTVCHGCQLDTCHVGIATQIETLEQAQAHGLKRFVPREPVTAVDALCRLFGSIGDEIRDLTAQLGFLNTQEMVGQSDLLMQTRGQELVDLFELTAPVLPMITYGLAATAGNEDAFSDKVAKRIRRPLSYMSKLISSMVAEQTENGADVVLFEDDRVNPTDRELGTHLAGAIVRGEVNHTPLKTADLTFQDVIPGNGLGAFNSPFVNVRVQGGAQDGVAKGAHGGKVVILRGLNDRGERVDGSVGKGFGYGAQGGTFLIQGDADSRCGIRLSGADIVIGGEIREPLNDALGCLGARANIKGFAFEYMTSGRAVVLGDPGPWMCAGMTGGVVYIKLNPEMGLDRAAIKRRIGRGANVAVADLNDKDKQSIAELLTVYAHELRNADQHTEADRTDGLVARMLRDEAPFVKVQPVNLQVDQTVSTE
- a CDS encoding GNAT family N-acetyltransferase; its protein translation is MALSYTSINDLPELRTPRLILRPIQQDDAPAVYDAIDRSRDNFSRWFIWSRESTLTGVQQNIRETISSMIAGTEWHYAIFEKEAGFCGRIGLSQINQEARSAELGYWLAEEFQGRGLMTEAVRTLLMLALSSAVSLRIDAYADTENVVSQRVLTKCGFREIDVIKHIVRHPEHGWRDHKHYAILTQNDR
- a CDS encoding VOC family protein, translating into MQANAYLEFNGQCEAAFKFYEQNLGGQIIMMMNHEGLPAEDKQQIPEDMQNMILHARLDLGSTVIMGSDTPTNRPVKPQGFSVSLLVDTPEEAERIFKALSENGSVRMPIEETFWAHRFGMVTDQFGTPWMVNCEKTM
- a CDS encoding DUF1559 domain-containing protein codes for the protein MHRTDSRMRHAFTLIELLVVVAIIAIIAAILFPAFAKVREKARQITCVSNEKQLGLALLQYVQDNDERMPGDHRGVAYPTGAGWGAEIFPYVKSIAVYKCPDDPTGQTQNLNGLNEIDDPVSYAMNTNLDGGQPGGFLAGQLAPACTVLFVEVQGAQADLLNANDDSRTTVSASPGVDGGDTSNGYLDYFCSANYATGPSSSAGMGNPPRTGNSYERLGSPRHTDGSNFVLADGHVKFLRPQSVSPGYANTDPNNDQDHGVNQFGLPDGIAAGTGTMGRAPKNFAATFSPL